Sequence from the Argopecten irradians isolate NY chromosome 12, Ai_NY, whole genome shotgun sequence genome:
gacatagatcattctttggtgggcgccaagatccctctgggatctcttgttttcatTGTTAATTCTATATCATCTGATCATATGTTTGTTTAATGTGtatcttgataaaggggcagactgcattgaaaatttgacaatcaTTTTTATctacacggttggaattacttccttgccCCATGAAGTCAAAATAATATAGATTGTATATAATACCGGTACATATAGTTAAGTCTCGTCATCTACTTCCTCATGTGTGAAATCACAGATAAAACCATTGATATGCCATCATCAACAGGATACCTCACAGGAAGTACATATACTTTAGTGGGTACTTTAGACAAGGAAGTAAGACTGTAAGGTCATGACAGTGACCATAATTGACAGGTGGCCATGCAGAATGTAGCCACACCTCATGCTCACAAACGCACATGTACATATTCAAAGTCATTGCAAATGTTgcagcatacacaatacaaaattcAAAGGCATGTGCAGTAGCTGACACAGCCTAGCTGGAACATAGAGTATACAGTACTGGTACAACCTGGAACAAAAAGTATGTACCAGGACAGCCCAGAACAAAAAGTATGTACCGATACAGCCCAGAACAAAAAGTATGTACCGGTACAACCTGGAACAAAAAGTATGTACCAGGACAGCCCAGAACAAAAAGTATGTACCGATACAGCCCAGAACAAAAAGTATGTACCAGTACAACCGGGAACAAAATGTATGTACCGGTACAGCCCGGAACAGAAAGTATGTAACAGTACAGCCCGGAACAGAAAGTATGTAACGGTACAGCCCGGAACAAAAAGTATGTACCGGTACAGCCCGGAACAAAAAGTATGTACTTGTACAGCCCGGAACAAAATGTTTGTACCGGTACAGCCAGGCACAAAATGTATGTACCGGTACAGCCCAGAACAGAAAGTATGTACCAGTACAGCCCGGGACAAAATGTTTGTACCGGTACAGCCATGCACAAAATGTATGTACCGGTACAGCCGGGAACAGAAAGTATGTACCAGTACAGCCTGAAACAAAAAGTATGTACCGGTACAGCCCAGAACAGAAAGTATGTAATGGTACAGCCCGGAACAGAAAGTATGTACCGGTACAGCCCGGAACTTAAAGTATAAAGTACCGGTACAGCCCGGAACAAAAAGTATGTACCGGTACAGCCCGGGGTGGTACAGCCTGGAACAAAAAGTATGTACTGGTACAGCCCGGAACTAAAAGTATGTACTGGTACAGCATGACACAAAATGTATGTACTGGTACAGCCCGGAATAAAAAGTATGTACCGGTACAGCCTGGAACAAAAAGTATGTACTGGTACAGCCCGGAACAAAAAGTATGTACCAGTACAGCCCGGAACAAAATGTTTGTACCGGTACAGCCAGGCACAAAATGTATGTACTGGTACAGCCTGGAACAAAAAGTATGTACTGGTACAGCCCAGAACAAAATGTATGTACTGGTACAACCCGGAATAAAAAGTATGTACTGGTACAGCCTGGAATAAAAAGTATGTACCGGTACAGCCTGGAACAGAAAGTATGTACCGGTACAGCCTGGAACAAAAAGTATGTACCGGTACAGCCCGGAACAAAAAGTATGTACTTGTACAGCCCGGAACAAAATGTTTGTACCGGTACAGCCAGGCACAAAATGTATGTACCGGTACAGCCCGGAACTAAAAGTATGTACTGGTACAGCATGACACAAAATGTATGTACTGGTACAGCCCGGAATAAAAAGTATGTACCGGTACAGCCTGGAACAAAAAGTATGTACTGGTACAGCCCGGAACAAAAAGTATGTACCAGTACAGCCCGGAACAAAATGTTTGTACCGGTACAGCCAGGCACAAAATGTATGTACTGGTACAGCCTGGAACAAAAAGTATGTACTGGTACAGCCCAGAACAAAATGTATGTACTGGTACAACCCGGAATAAAAAGTATGTACTGGTACAGCCTGGAATAAAAAGTATGTACCGGTACAGCCTGGAACAGAAAGTATGTACCGGTACAGCCTGGAACAAAAAGTATGTACCGGTACAGCCCGGAACAAAAAGTATGTACTTGTACAGCCCGGAACAAAATGTTTGTACCGGTACAGCCAGGCACAAAATGTATGTACCGGTACAGCCCAGAACAGAAAGTATGTACCAGTACAGCCCGGGACAAAATGTTTGTACCGGTACAGCCATGCACAAAATGTATGTACCGGTACAGCCGGGAACAGAAAGTATGTACCAGTACAGCCTGAAACAAAAAGTATGTACCGGTACAGCCCAGAACAGAAAGTATGTAATGGTACAGCCCGGAACAGAAAGTATGTACCGGTACAGCCCGGAACTTAAAGTATAAAGTACCAGTACAGCCCGGAACAAAAAGTATGTACCGGTACAGCCCGGGGTGGTACAGCCTGGAACAAAAAGTATGTACTGGTACAGCCCGGAACTAAAAGTATGTACTGGTACAGCATGACACAAAATGTATGTACTGGTACAGCCCGGAATAAAAAGTATGTACCGGTACAGCCTGGAACAAAAAGTATGTACTGGTACAGCCCGGAACAAAAAGTATGTACCAGTACAGCCCGGAACAAAATGTTTGTACCGGTACAGCCAGGCACAAAATGTATGTACTGGTACAGCCTGGAACAAAAAGTATGTACTGGTACAGCCCAGAACAAAATGTATGTACTGGTACAACCCGGAATAAAAAGTATGTACTGGTACAGCCTGGAATAAAAAGTATGTACCGGTACAGCCTGGAACAGAAAGTATGTACTGGTACAGCCTGGAACAAAAAGTATGTACCGGTACAGCCCGGAATAAAAAGTATGTACTGGTACAGCCCGGAATAAAGAGTATGTACCGGTACAGCCCGGAACAAAATGTTTGTACCGGTACAGCCTGGAGTAAACATTATGTACCGGTACAGCCTGgaacaaaatgtatatactgGTACAGACCTGttagatgtttatatatacagatatacagaTCAATTTGACATTTATTCTAAAATTAAGCCAGAATGGCCAAGTCATCTGTTGGactaaatattaatatattacgTACTTTTTCCAGCACATTTGCTATGTTTCTGTCTGTGTACTGTAGTTGTATTCAGAACATCCtgacaataaataattatgtacatatattgtttTTCAGAGATCTAGAGATGTAAGTGGTGGGTTGACCTACGCCACATCATGACGGACACCAACTTCAAAGTTGCCCTGCTGGTCAGTAtcaaggatagggatattctacccgagggtcacaaaatgttataaaacctGAAGCTTGCCAAAGGTtctactacattttgtgaccctgagggtaaaatatccctatccttcataatCACATAAGAAAGAGTATTTGTCTCTCATACctcaatgttttattgcaattttacttctatttttttctgccattttgaattaaatttaaaaaaaaacacgacTGCAAGTctattttccatacatgaaaattgtgtgaaattttcaacgcaaattctGTTGGTTTTAACTTCTAGAGCAAATCCAGCCTAGCTTCTGAAAAGAATTATACCCAGAACATAGTTATTTTATTAACGCTATGATGTCACAAGGCTTtgttgcatgggtagccatgcaatacagcctcaggcggcatgagtgtattacCCTAGTATTTTACGTGTAGGTATGGGGAAAATACATTTAAGAATTTTTGTAAGATGTTTTGGCAGTTAGAGAcgtttgtaaacaaaacaatgttattatatcatattcttTAAAAAGTGTACGTATGATTCTTTATTTTTAGGTCGCCTGAGACGatgtctcaagtgacctattctaatcgccttttgtctgtcgttgtctgtccgtcgtcgtctgtcgtccgtcgtccgtcatatggtgataaacaatttactttttcgacttcttctccaaaactactgaaccaaatttgttgaaattttgcaaaaacctttcatagccaaaggtcaaccaaaattttgaattatatggtcccagccccccaggggcctgaggggtggggccaaaaggggtcaaataggctaaaacttcataaatcttcttctgaaattccagaaatggcagaatcaaatactcttcatagattgaaaggtcttaaggtccattacaaatattgtgaattatatgaccctggggtctcgcgttcccccctggggagggggtcaagtttactatagtttatatgtatagggaaaacacatttttgagcattatctGGTCATTTgaaataggaaataagtcaaatgttgtcaaaattatcagtatgagatggccattgaatcctattaacaattgttccacgactgacccccaggagcctgagaggtggggccaaaaggggtcaaataggctgaaactttaaaaatcttcttctgaaattccagaaatggcagaatcaaatactcttcatagattgaaaggtcttgaggtcctttacaaaaattgtgaattatatgaccctggggtctcgtgtttccccctggggagggggtcaagtttactatagtttatataggaaaagcACATTTATGAACGTTATTTTCTTacttttcataggaaattagtcaaactgatttagaatttttagcctgagatagcattttatcttcatatccatatttgtcctggccgacccccaggggccttaggggcagggccaaaaggggtcaaataggctaaaacttcaaaaatcttcttctgaattcacagatttgatggaaccagatactcttcatagattggaaggtcttaaggccctttacaaaaaatagtgaatttcatggccatgGGATCTCATATTTTTCCCTGGGGAGGAGGTCaaatttactttagtttatatgggaaaaacaaatttatgaacattatttgctttgttttcataggaaattagtcaatctgggttagaattattagcctgagaaagcattttaacatcatatccatattggtcctggccgaccaccaagggccagaggggcggagccaaaaggggtcaaattggcaaacttttcaaaaatcttctgaattcacagatcgatggaaccaaatactcttcatggatTGAAGATAGTTTTgattaaggccctttacaaaatgtttgaatttcatggctctgggatctcagattttcccctggggagggagtaaaatttactatagtttatataggaaaaacacagttatgaatattatttgcttagttttaacaggaaatgagtcaaactgggttagaattattagcctgatcGAAATAGCATTTAACACCATAttcatattggtcctggctgacccccagggaccagaggggcgtggccaaaatgggtcaaaatggctaaaatttcaaaaatcttcctctgaattcacaggtatgatggaatcaaataatcttcatagattaaaaagtgaaatttataaaatcactgacactgactgacttctagtttggttttgttgtttaacgttggcaaagcaaattggaattttaagcataacgtttggtaacataataaactaactatcaaaatgaaaaaaacaaaaaataaaaattctaatacgaaggttcaaaCTTTAATGTTTATTCTAATACGTacatactttttacagatttgaaccaactttgcaatgctctttctgtatcagctctcaggtgaccgtcaaggcctcttgggcctcttgtattacTTTTATTATGCCTCACAagtataaacaatatacatgtacataattatgtactttGTTACGGATAAAGTTTAGTTTATAGCTATGACACAGTAACACTGACTGTTTTACTGTTGTGTATCTTGTTGACAGTATAATAATCTAATAATTTTATCTGTCTTATTATGAAGAACTCTGAGAGAAATGATGTTATGATTTATTCTTCTATTTTAATGAAGCTTTATGTTTCTGTGACAAATCAGGGAGCATAAAAATCTCCAAAAGAAACACAGACTGGTCCTGACATCTTCTCCTTTTCTCATTTTCCATATATCTCCCATAGTATACCTCCATTCATtaatttaaagggacatgaacctaaataagtcgcactgggttttggggaagtccaaggcaggcgcttttgtgtttgtgcactgaccttGACGTttggcgacgactgattttcctttgatatccgccggcgcagcctttgatgtagcttgtaggtggagggttaccgtcttactttctgaagcggggccgtcatttcatgagctgtcgatcttttttaacgaaaatttaagacatatcctctaaatattccgtctttaaagcaagttatatacgttgtgaaatttaataaactttacattggtgtttcgtttgactcgataagacaagtatttgttgagaaaaacggtttttattcccggttcataggcgtctcgcgtggtgtttagtaatgtaaagagatagtcacgaatccttctcacttataaatccttgatatttaagacgtgtcagataccttactaagtaatatatatcagttattgtgcaaatgtgtcaaattaaacaattataatggaaattcatctttctgtattttgaaccggcccggtcaaATTTTGTAGCTGAGTGTGATAAAAAAAGTAGTGTTTAACTTTAGTGACcacccacaatgcactgcacaaattaaattaacgtaaacaaaatggtgggtcaaaaacgtgagtgaagcgaacacaaacgaattccgatagaaaacagtACATAAAGAGTCAGTAATGTGTGCGATTGGGGAAGTAGGTAAATATGaatggatcgctgaaatgcaagagacggaAGCAActtcccactttatacttgcgtgatgtatatatgtgtaataaGTCAAGAACCTCCCTTAGCGGTGCCcagtcgaatgaaaagtcttgTTTGACTTTGGACTTATCGCTCTTACGCTAAAtgcaaattgttttataacaaatattaagaaatatggcttaaactttttttgtcaaccatcgtaaattacaaaataatcttaaaatgtggaaaactaatattccttgtcatgttaccaagtttgatgttcattataacctcgcttttgGCCAGCTTttgttttgtgttccaaaaatagaatatgacggtctatataaattttatcatttttgtggtaggtattccccatgttttcctgtcgttttagataaccaatcattgtaataaaatatccaataaacatctgaaaaccatatctaagcatacagaacaatttatttaaggttcatgtccctttaaaggtGAAGTAGTTCTAATGGATATTGATTCGAACTTTTTAATATATACCAGTCTGGGGCAGCAGCTGGCATTTCCGTCGACCTGTCACTGTTTCCATTGGATACCATCAAGACACGCCTACAAAGTCAACAAGGTTTTCTGAATTCTGGAGGTTTCAGAGGAATATATTCAGGCCTACTTCCGGTCGTGATTGGATCAGCCCCCACTGGTATGTTTAAAAACCTCATTATGAAATTATTAGTATGAGGGCAAGATGAAGGATTGTGCTTCATTTTGTTCAAAGATAAGAATGGTAAGATGGTGTGTTAAAGATAAGAATCTTCATCAGATaacatttgaaatatctttCATGGAAATTACAATAGTTCTAAGATGCGATATAAATCACACCTCATTATCCAAATGTTTGTTGCAATGTAGTGTCCATCAGTTCTGAATCATACAATGGacagatcgccagctgtcaatcaaaccacaCGTGGATTtgctttttagcccaccatcatcagatggtgggctattcaaatcgcctttcgtccttggtccgtcgtccgttcgTCGCcgcgtccttccgtccgtccgtccgttaacaattcttgttaccgctatttctcagaaagtactgaagggatctttctcacatttcatatgtaggttcccctaggaccctagttgtgcatattgcattttgggaccgatcggtcaacaagatggccgacagtcggccatcttggattttgatagttgaagtttgttaccactatttctcaaaaagtgcagaaggaatctttctcaaatttcatatacaggttcccctagtaccctagttgtgcatattgcattttgggacggatcggtcaacaagatggccgacaggcggccatcttggattttgatagttaaagtttgttaccgctatttctcaaaaagtgctgaagggatctttctcaaatttcatatataggttcccctagggccctagttgtgcatattgcattttgggaccgatcggtcaacaagatggccgacaggcggccatcttggattttgatagttgaagtttgttaccgctatttctcaaaaagtgctgaagggatctttctcaaatttcatatacaggttcccctatgactcttgttgtgcatattgcattttgggactgatcggtctacaagatggccgacaggcggccatcttggattttgatagttgaagtttgttaccgctatttctcaaaaagtgctgaagggatctttctcaaatttcatatataggttcccctaggaccctagttgtgcatattgcattttgggactgatcggtctacaagatggccgacaggtggccatcttggattttgatagttgaagtttgttaccgctatttttcaaaaagtgcagaagggatctttctcaaatttcatatacaggttcccctatgactcttgttgtgtatattgcattttgggactgatcggtcaacaagatggccgacaggcggccatcttggattttgatacttgaagtttgttatcgctatttcttagaaagtactatagcgatctgtctcaaattttatatatagtgtgtttgaaaaagtttgaaaagcagggaaaagatccctctttccattgtcagacatagatcattctttggtgggcgccaagatccctctgggatctcttgttgtattgtgtatgctacgatgtttgctctaACATTGAATGGAAACATATGTGTATGCAAGCATGAGGCATGGCTACATATAGTGCCTGGCGATGGGTCAATTAATTGTTTAATGATGTGTTTGTAAATGACAGAAAAGTGAAGTAGAACCAACTATTTATAGCATTTTGTCTGACTTGTTCCTGAATTCGTCTGACAAGTTATTGAATTCGTCTGACAAGTTTCTGAATTTGTTTGCAGCTGCTTTGTTTTTCTGTACATATGAGGTGACAAAGACAATGATCAGGAGAACAATGGGCGAAAACTGGGCAACAGCCTCACACATGATGGGGGCCTCATTTGGGGAAGTTGTAAGTATGTAGAGACATTATCACACATGATGGGGGCCTCATTTGGGGAAGTTGtaagtatgtacacatgatggGGGCCTCATTTGGGGAAGTTGTAAGTATGTAGAGACATTAATTGTCACACATGATGGGGGCCTCATTTGGGGAAGTTGTAAGTATGTACACATGAATGGGGCCttttcacacacaacacaaacatactgcagcctccaaaaacatgcacacaatcaacacacagcatacattgGAGGGTTGTCCATCAATGACCttttaatgggacgttaatctaatcaacCTTCTATGTTACATTAAGATTAATTCTGTTTTTAACAGTCAGCCTGTCTTATCCGAGTACCGGTGGAGGTTATAAAGCAAAGAGCACAAGCCAACCCAAACCTGACGTCCAAGTCAATATTTATCTCTACTCTAAAACAGGAGGTGAGTACTGGGCTTTGGGTCCTCAAGTGGAGAAACCAACCCAAACCTGAGGTCCAAATCAATATTTATCTCTACTATAAAACAGGAGGTGAGTACCAGGCTCTGAGCCCTCGAGTTGAGAAACCAACCCAAACCTGACGTCAATACCTATCTCTACTCTAAAACAGGAGGTGAGTATCAGGCTCTAGGCCTCCAGTAGAGAAACAAACCCAAACCTGATGTCAATACCTATCTCTACTCTAAAACAGGAGGTGAGTACTGGGCTCTAGGCCCTCGATTTGAGAAACAAACCTGATGTCAATACTTATCTCTACTATAAAACAGGAGGTGACTACCGGGCTCTGGGCCCTCAAGTGGAGAAACCAACCCAAACCTGACGTCAATACTTATCTCTACTCTAAAACAGGAGGTGAGTATCAGGCTCTGGGCCTCCAGTGGAGAAACCAACCCAAACCTGACGTCAATACTTATCTCTACTCTAAAACAGGAGGTGAGTATCAGGCTCTGGGCCTCCAGTGGAGAAACCAACCCAAACCTGACGTCAATACTTATCTCTACTCTAAAACAGGAGGTGAGTATCGGGCTCTGGGCCCTCAAGTGGAGAAACCAACCCAAACCTGTCGATTGTTTCATGTCTATTGTTGTTACATGTCAattgtctattgttacatgtctattgtctattgttacatgtctattgttacatgtctattgttgttacatgtctattgtctattgttacatgtctattgtctattgttattgttacatgtctattgttacatgtctattgttacatgtctattgtctattgttacatgtctattgttacatgtctattgtctattgttacatgtctattgtctattgttacatgtctattgtctattgttacatgtctattgtttgtctattgttacatgtctattgttacatgtctattgtctattgttacatgtctattgttacatgtctattgtctattgttgtctgtctattgttacatgtctattgttacatgtctattgtctattgttacatgtctattgttacatgtctattgttacatgtctattgtctattgttacatgtctattgtctattgttacatgtctattgtctattgttacatgtctattgttgtctattgttacatgtctattgttacatgtctattgtctattgttacatgtctattgttACATTCTATTGTCTATGTtcatgtctattgttacatgtctattgtctattgttacatgtctattgtctattgttacatgtctattgttacatgtctattgtctattgttacatgtctattgttacatgtctattgtctattgttacatgtctattgtctattgttacatgtctattgtctattgttacatgtctattgtctattgttacatgtctattgtctattgttacatgtctattgttgtctattgttacatgtctgttgttgtctattgttacatgtctattgttgtttttatgttacatgtctattgttatttatgtctattgttacatgtctattgtttgttacatgtctattgttacatgtctattgttAATGTCTATTGTCTATGTTTCTattgtctattgttacatgtctattgttacatgtctattgttacatgtctattgttacatgtcattgtctattgttacatgtctattgtctattgttacatgtctattgttacatgtctattgttacatgtctattgttacatgtctacatgtctattgttacatgtctattgttacatgtctacatgtctattgttacatgtctattgttgtctattgttacatgtctattgttacatgtctattgttacatgtctattgtctattgttacatgtctattgttgtctattgttacatgtctattgttacatgtctattgttacatgtctattgtctaatgttacatgtctattgtctattgttacatgtctattgttacatgtctattgttacatgtcattgtctattgttacatgtctattgtttgtctattgttacatgttattgtgtctattgttacatgtctattgttacattgtctattgttacatgtctattgtctattgttacatgtctattgttacatgtctattgtctattgttacatgtctattgtctattgttacatgtctattgttgtctattgttacatgtctattgttacatgtctattgtctattgttacatgtctattgtctattgttacatgtctattgttACATTGTCTAATGttttgtctattgttacatgtctattgtctattgttacatgtctattgttgtctattgttacatgtctattgttacatgtctattgtcttgtttgttattgttacatgtctattgttacatgtctattgtctattgttacatgtcttattgtctattgttacatgtctattgttacatgtctatgttgtctattgttacatgtctattttgtctattgttacatgtctattgttacatgtctattgtctattgttacatgtctattattgttacatgtctattgttgtctattgttacatgtctttattgtctattgttacatgtctattctattgttacatgtctattgtctattgttacatgtctattgttacatgtctatttgtctattgttacatgtctattttgtgtctattgttacatgtctattgtttattgttacatgtctattgttgtctattgttacatgtctgttgttgtctattgttacatttcTATGTTTTTACATGTCTATTGTCTATGTTACATGTCTATTGTCTATTGTTACAttctattgttacatgtctattgttatgtctattgttacatgtcttattgtctattgttacatgtctattattgtacatgtattgttacaTGTCTAGTTGTCTatgtctattgttacatgtctattgtctattgttacatgtctattgttgtctattgttacatgtctattgtttattgttacaaGTCTTTTGttgtctattgttacatgtctattgttgtctattgttacatgtctattgttGTCTATTGTTACAAGTCTATTGttgtctattgttacatgtctatcGTCTATTGTTAttctattgttacatgtctattgttgtctattgttacatgtctattgttgtctattgttacatgtctttgttgtctattgttacatgtctatattattgttacatgcattgtctattttgtctattgttacatgtctctttattgttacatgtctattgttgtctattgttacatgtctattttgtcta
This genomic interval carries:
- the LOC138304930 gene encoding mitochondrial S-adenosylmethionine carrier protein-like isoform X2 codes for the protein MTDTNFKVALLSGAAAGISVDLSLFPLDTIKTRLQSQQGFLNSGGFRGIYSGLLPVVIGSAPTAALFFCTYEVTKTMIRRTMGENWATASHMMGASFGEVSACLIRVPVEVIKQRAQANPNLTSKSIFISTLKQEGFPGLFRGYISTVIREMPFSFIQFPIWEYLKMRWSSYQGKAVDPWQSALCGAMAGCIGAGVTTPLDVAKTRIMLAKSVRRSSPEGDMDFYWWSRVPWCLRQG